The Pseudomonas allokribbensis genome has a window encoding:
- a CDS encoding HlyD family secretion protein, with translation MTSMPTVEPDLAVPVSASKPPLLKRLLLPTAGLAALVFAGLYAAHWWGAGRFLEETDDAYIGGDVTVIGPKVAGYIEEVLVSDNQPVKAGDVLIRLDARDYRANLAKAEGAVAAEEALLANLDATEQLQQAVIGQARAGIDAAGAETARSRDDNARYKRLVTTNAVSVESAQRADATFKTAQALSAKAQAELLAAQRQLTVIETQKQQARAALQQARAERDLAQLNLGYTELRAPVDGVIGNRRARVGAYAQAGSQQLSVVPASGLWVDANFKEDQLARMKPGQRVSIRADVLSGQEFHGRLDSLAPATGSQFSVLPPENATGNFTKIVQRVPVRILLDPADGVLGHLRPGLSVTAEVDTRAQPETTAVASAP, from the coding sequence ATGACCAGCATGCCCACCGTTGAACCCGATCTCGCCGTTCCGGTCAGCGCTTCCAAACCTCCCCTGCTCAAACGCCTGCTGTTGCCCACTGCGGGTCTGGCCGCGCTGGTGTTCGCCGGGTTGTACGCCGCGCATTGGTGGGGTGCCGGTCGATTTCTCGAAGAGACCGACGATGCCTACATTGGCGGTGACGTCACGGTGATCGGGCCGAAAGTCGCCGGTTACATCGAAGAAGTGTTGGTCAGCGACAACCAGCCGGTGAAGGCCGGCGACGTGCTGATCCGCCTCGACGCCCGCGACTATCGCGCCAATCTGGCCAAGGCCGAAGGCGCCGTCGCCGCTGAAGAAGCGCTGCTGGCCAACCTCGACGCCACCGAACAACTGCAACAAGCGGTGATCGGTCAGGCCCGCGCCGGCATCGATGCTGCCGGTGCCGAAACCGCCCGTTCCCGGGACGACAACGCACGCTACAAACGCCTGGTGACCACCAATGCAGTCTCGGTGGAAAGTGCGCAACGGGCCGACGCCACCTTCAAGACCGCGCAAGCCTTGAGCGCCAAGGCCCAGGCCGAACTGCTGGCTGCGCAACGCCAACTCACCGTGATCGAAACCCAGAAACAACAGGCCCGCGCCGCCCTCCAGCAAGCCCGGGCCGAGCGTGATCTGGCGCAACTCAACCTTGGTTACACCGAACTGCGCGCCCCGGTCGACGGCGTGATCGGCAACCGCCGCGCGCGGGTCGGCGCCTACGCTCAGGCCGGTTCGCAACAATTGTCGGTGGTGCCGGCCAGCGGTCTGTGGGTCGATGCCAATTTCAAGGAAGACCAGTTGGCGCGGATGAAACCCGGCCAGCGCGTGAGCATCCGTGCCGACGTGTTGTCCGGCCAGGAATTCCACGGTCGCCTCGACAGCCTCGCCCCCGCCACCGGTTCGCAGTTCAGCGTGCTGCCGCCGGAAAACGCCACGGGCAACTTCACCAAGATCGTCCAGCGTGTGCCGGTGCGGATCCTGCTCGACCCCGCCGACGGCGTGCTCGGTCACCTGCGTCCGGGCCTGTCGGTGACGGCTGAAGTCGACACCCGTGCCCAGCCTGAAACCACCGCCGTGGCCAGCGCGCCATGA